The Blastocatellia bacterium genome has a segment encoding these proteins:
- a CDS encoding M20 family metallo-hydrolase, giving the protein MRTLLFLLLGVGVIVSGSEPDGFSQSSERPLRVNGRRIEERLMALAQFGKNPEGGVSRVAFSDADVQGRQYIISLMREAGLTVRIDPAGNIIGRRDGSDPSLPVILFGSHIDSVPRGGNYDGDVGVIGAIECVQVLKENGVITRHPLEVVVFADEEGGLVGSRAMIGELTPETLDVISHSGKTVREGIRYIGGDPDRLAEARRRKGEIKAYLELHIEQGARLEAEKVQIGVVEGIVGINWWNVTVEGFANHAGTTPMDRRRDALLAAAHLIIAVNRIVTSVPGQQVGTVGRIAAEPGAPNVIPGRVVMSLELRDLSREKVASLFEKIQQEARAIEGRFGVTIRFDPIPANSIPAMTDERVRRLIAESARELGLSYMFMPSGAGHDAQEIARIAPVGMIFVPSVGGISHSPREYSRPEDIANGANVLLQTILKIDRGALP; this is encoded by the coding sequence ATGAGGACGTTACTCTTTCTGCTGCTGGGCGTCGGTGTGATTGTTTCGGGATCGGAGCCTGACGGCTTCTCTCAATCGAGCGAGCGTCCGCTGCGAGTGAACGGGCGGCGGATTGAGGAGCGGCTGATGGCGCTCGCGCAATTCGGCAAAAATCCCGAAGGCGGCGTCAGCCGCGTCGCCTTCAGCGACGCTGACGTTCAGGGTCGCCAGTACATCATCTCGCTCATGCGCGAGGCCGGTCTGACGGTGCGGATTGATCCGGCGGGCAACATCATCGGGCGACGCGACGGGAGCGATCCGTCGCTTCCGGTCATCCTCTTCGGATCGCACATTGATTCGGTTCCGCGCGGGGGGAATTACGATGGAGATGTCGGCGTCATCGGCGCCATCGAATGCGTTCAGGTGCTCAAAGAAAACGGGGTGATCACGCGGCATCCGCTGGAAGTGGTCGTCTTCGCCGACGAAGAAGGAGGGCTCGTGGGCAGTCGGGCCATGATCGGCGAGCTGACGCCGGAGACGCTCGACGTCATCAGTCACAGCGGCAAAACCGTGCGCGAAGGCATCCGGTACATCGGCGGCGATCCCGATCGCCTCGCGGAAGCCCGGCGGCGCAAGGGCGAGATCAAAGCCTATCTCGAACTCCACATCGAGCAAGGGGCGCGACTGGAGGCGGAGAAGGTTCAAATCGGCGTGGTCGAGGGGATCGTCGGGATCAACTGGTGGAACGTGACCGTTGAAGGGTTCGCCAATCACGCCGGGACGACGCCGATGGACCGGCGGCGGGATGCGCTGCTTGCGGCGGCTCACCTCATCATCGCTGTGAATCGCATCGTCACGAGCGTGCCCGGACAACAGGTGGGGACGGTCGGGCGCATCGCGGCTGAACCGGGCGCTCCCAACGTCATCCCCGGTCGCGTGGTGATGAGCCTCGAATTGCGCGACCTCTCGCGCGAGAAAGTGGCCTCGCTGTTTGAAAAGATTCAGCAGGAGGCGCGGGCCATCGAAGGGCGATTTGGCGTGACCATTCGATTCGATCCGATCCCGGCCAATTCGATCCCGGCGATGACCGACGAGCGCGTGCGCCGGCTCATCGCCGAATCCGCGCGCGAGCTGGGCCTGAGCTACATGTTCATGCCCAGCGGGGCAGGCCATGATGCCCAGGAGATCGCCCGCATCGCCCCCGTCGGGATGATCTTCGTCCCCAGCGTGGGCGGCATCAGCCACTCGCCCAGGGAGTACAGTCGGCCCGAGGACATCGCCAACGGGGCGAACGTCCTGCTCCAGACGATCCTCAAGATTGATCGCGGAGCACTGCCCTGA